The proteins below are encoded in one region of Syntrophales bacterium:
- the atpE gene encoding ATP synthase F0 subunit C, giving the protein MKKGVASVILGFLFVLVSASLVMAADASPAAAVDYTKAIVLGCSILAAGLAIACGTIGTGLGMGNGLNGAANAVGRNPEAQGKILITMMVGLAMIESLAIYALVIALILLYANPLLKFIGG; this is encoded by the coding sequence ATGAAAAAAGGTGTAGCAAGTGTTATCTTAGGTTTTCTGTTTGTGTTGGTGTCGGCCTCGCTGGTAATGGCTGCTGATGCCTCTCCAGCGGCTGCTGTGGATTACACAAAAGCAATTGTTTTGGGTTGCAGTATTCTTGCTGCCGGTTTAGCTATTGCGTGTGGTACGATTGGTACCGGCCTGGGAATGGGTAACGGGTTAAATGGTGCTGCGAATGCTGTTGGCAGGAACCCTGAAGCACAGGGCAAGATTTTAATAACAATGATGGTAGGCTTGGCAATGATAGAATCCCTCGCCATATATGCATTGGTTATCGCTCTGATATTGCTTTACGCTAATCCATTGTTAAAATTTATTGGCGGTTAA